In Marinitoga hydrogenitolerans DSM 16785, a single window of DNA contains:
- a CDS encoding M16 family metallopeptidase, whose protein sequence is MIKKRTLNNNLDILLIPRNNVRSVSIIAAVRAGSAHEPERLMGISHLIEHSVFRGTIYRNMEEIKRPIEEFGGSLNAFTGKNLTAYYAKVPLSAAKVGFEIIMDIIFNAEFNEEDIEKEKKIVLDEIAMYEDEPVENTFEQLHKIMFSNEFAFPILGTKESVSKLTSSILKKYYMEKYTPENIVLALVGPEEELESLSSIAKDLIPDRKGKKCSFKSPVFKDEIQKFEKEKEELSQIYIAYSFKAPSKMSKDFFSTAIMKTFLGSGMSSLLFTKIREELGLAYEITADYSAYNDNGTFTIFAATVPENFEKLNNAIYENVRNINTIKKIENWIEYGKKRLSGKYMLETENGLNFGFLALDYYLSFEKLIDIDAIVEKINLQENDNIINIANKIFNQDPYISIVKPK, encoded by the coding sequence ATGATAAAGAAAAGAACGCTGAATAATAACTTAGATATATTACTTATTCCAAGAAATAATGTAAGAAGTGTATCAATTATTGCAGCGGTTAGAGCAGGATCTGCTCATGAACCTGAAAGGTTAATGGGAATATCGCATTTAATCGAGCATTCTGTATTTAGGGGAACGATATATAGAAATATGGAAGAAATAAAAAGACCCATTGAAGAATTCGGTGGGTCGTTAAATGCTTTTACAGGCAAGAATTTAACAGCTTATTATGCAAAAGTTCCTTTAAGTGCTGCAAAAGTTGGTTTTGAAATTATAATGGATATTATTTTTAATGCAGAATTTAATGAAGAAGATATAGAAAAAGAAAAGAAAATCGTTTTAGATGAAATAGCAATGTATGAAGATGAACCTGTGGAAAATACATTTGAACAATTGCATAAGATTATGTTTTCAAATGAATTTGCCTTTCCTATTCTTGGAACGAAAGAAAGTGTATCGAAATTAACTTCGTCTATATTAAAAAAGTATTATATGGAAAAATATACTCCTGAAAATATAGTTTTAGCTCTAGTTGGACCTGAAGAAGAGTTAGAAAGCCTTTCGTCGATAGCAAAAGATTTAATACCTGATAGAAAAGGGAAAAAATGTTCTTTCAAAAGTCCTGTATTTAAAGATGAAATTCAAAAATTCGAAAAAGAAAAAGAAGAACTTTCGCAAATTTATATAGCCTATTCTTTCAAGGCACCGTCAAAAATGTCAAAAGATTTCTTTAGTACTGCCATTATGAAGACTTTTTTAGGAAGTGGAATGAGCTCACTTTTATTTACTAAAATAAGAGAAGAATTGGGATTAGCTTATGAAATTACTGCAGATTATTCAGCGTATAATGATAACGGAACATTTACAATATTTGCAGCAACTGTACCTGAAAACTTTGAGAAATTAAATAATGCTATTTATGAAAATGTTCGAAATATTAACACAATTAAAAAAATTGAAAATTGGATTGAATATGGTAAAAAGAGATTGTCTGGGAAATATATGTTAGAAACTGAAAATGGATTGAATTTTGGATTTTTAGCTTTAGATTATTATTTATCTTTTGAAAAATTAATTGATATTGATGCAATAGTAGAAAAAATAAATCTACAAGAAAATGATAATATTATTAATATTGCTAATAAAATTTTTAATCAAGATCCTTATATATCTATAGTAAAACCAAAATAA
- a CDS encoding HD-GYP domain-containing protein yields the protein MKKKISNLQPGMIVGEDIYNLKNRLSLKKGQKLDKNTIDLLLHSDITEIEIEETTSSTGFIQKTFEELPNIVDEVIYNKWINSINDLFHNFKKEETYISLNNITEEIYKALDIKEYFVLNFINSFGNDSLNYHSLNTAIIVSIIAKKIEIPYVMYKQTVKFALIHDIGYAMLDERIINDFESDERNALIHNIVAYKKLQDLKATLNHEILESILYHHERYDGKGKFHLKGEKVPPLVRITQVADAYTSLTELGYTPYQALSWILKKCGFIFDPYYVGLLYEITGYYPTGTKVKLSDGSIGTVLKRNEIEFFPEVLINNQPVKTGPDTDIYIKEVIE from the coding sequence TTGAAGAAAAAAATAAGTAATTTACAACCTGGGATGATTGTAGGGGAAGATATTTATAATTTAAAAAACAGATTAAGTTTAAAAAAAGGTCAAAAGTTAGACAAAAACACAATTGACCTTCTTTTGCATAGTGATATAACAGAAATTGAAATAGAAGAAACGACGTCTTCAACTGGGTTTATACAAAAAACCTTTGAAGAACTTCCGAATATAGTTGATGAGGTCATTTATAATAAATGGATTAATTCAATAAATGATTTGTTTCATAATTTTAAAAAAGAAGAAACATATATATCTTTGAATAATATAACAGAAGAAATATATAAAGCCCTTGATATAAAAGAGTATTTTGTTTTAAATTTTATAAATTCTTTTGGGAATGATAGTTTAAATTATCATTCTTTAAATACAGCAATTATTGTTTCAATAATTGCAAAGAAGATAGAAATTCCATACGTTATGTATAAACAAACGGTAAAATTTGCATTGATACATGATATTGGTTATGCAATGCTTGATGAACGTATTATAAATGATTTTGAAAGTGATGAAAGAAATGCATTGATACATAATATTGTAGCATACAAAAAACTGCAGGATTTAAAAGCAACATTAAATCATGAAATATTGGAAAGTATTCTTTATCATCATGAACGCTATGACGGAAAAGGTAAATTTCACTTAAAAGGTGAAAAAGTACCACCTTTAGTTAGAATCACCCAGGTTGCAGATGCCTATACTTCATTGACGGAACTTGGATATACTCCGTATCAGGCATTATCATGGATATTAAAAAAATGTGGATTTATATTTGATCCATATTATGTTGGTTTATTATATGAAATTACAGGATACTATCCAACAGGTACAAAGGTAAAATTAAGTGATGGTTCAATAGGTACTGTGCTTAAGAGAAATGAAATAGAATTTTTTCCTGAAGTTTTGATAAATAATCAACCAGTAAAAACGGGGCCAGATACTGATATATATATAAAAGAGGTGATTGAATGA
- a CDS encoding HD-GYP domain-containing protein, with the protein MKIIPLNKAKFGMFLAMDVRDTTGKIILKKGTEINETIIYKLKKAGIFNIPVKSANVMSELNKETKKHSVISKENLDLNYKKVKDLFKNLEDNNYLDIDAVIDIASSIKNDLENNFSDKLFVPLKKLRDFDEYLYSHSLNVMIISSLLAIENGIIGDELLNISISSLLHDIGKTKVPIEIMNAPRPLTEEEMNTMRNHVLYGKEIALENNLRDMNIIGGIYEHHERIDGRGYLEGKKNEQITSFGKIIAIADVYDALTSTRSYKGPWTPYKTISFILTNVEKQFDGTFAQGLINSFGIYPVGTRIQLNNGQFGTVVASNRANKIRPLIRIDHGDVVDLSEEYSLRIVKVLDYVYIE; encoded by the coding sequence ATGAAAATAATCCCTCTTAATAAAGCTAAATTTGGTATGTTTCTTGCAATGGATGTTAGAGATACTACAGGGAAAATTATTTTAAAAAAAGGAACAGAAATAAATGAAACTATTATATATAAATTAAAAAAAGCGGGAATTTTTAATATACCTGTAAAATCTGCTAATGTCATGAGCGAATTAAATAAAGAAACCAAAAAACACAGTGTAATTAGCAAAGAAAACTTAGATTTAAATTATAAAAAAGTAAAAGATTTATTCAAAAATTTAGAAGATAACAATTATCTTGATATAGATGCTGTTATAGATATAGCATCTTCTATAAAAAATGATTTAGAAAATAATTTTTCTGATAAATTGTTTGTTCCACTAAAAAAGCTTAGAGATTTTGATGAATATTTATATTCACATTCTTTAAATGTAATGATTATAAGCTCATTATTAGCAATTGAAAACGGTATAATAGGTGATGAACTATTAAATATATCAATTTCGTCTCTTCTTCATGATATTGGAAAGACAAAAGTTCCTATTGAAATAATGAATGCTCCTCGGCCGTTAACGGAAGAAGAAATGAATACAATGAGAAATCATGTATTATATGGCAAAGAAATAGCTTTAGAGAATAATTTAAGAGATATGAATATTATTGGTGGAATTTATGAACATCATGAAAGAATTGATGGTAGAGGTTACCTAGAAGGGAAAAAGAATGAACAAATAACATCATTTGGAAAAATTATAGCTATTGCTGATGTGTATGATGCTTTAACAAGTACTCGAAGTTATAAAGGGCCATGGACTCCATATAAAACAATTTCATTTATTTTAACAAATGTAGAAAAGCAATTTGATGGGACATTTGCTCAAGGCTTAATCAATTCTTTTGGTATATACCCTGTTGGAACAAGGATTCAACTAAATAACGGACAGTTTGGTACTGTTGTTGCTTCTAACAGAGCAAATAAAATACGTCCATTGATAAGGATAGATCACGGCGATGTTGTAGATTTAAGTGAAGAATATTCTTTAAGAATAGTAAAGGTATTAGACTATGTATATATAGAGTGA